From a region of the Nitrospirota bacterium genome:
- a CDS encoding cysteine desulfurase family protein, producing MRKCYFDHVATNPLRPEALDAMMPYFKENFGNPLSVYDLGMNARDAIEKAREEVAFLINAKPSTIVFTASGAEANNFALRGIALAKQTQGKHIIVSKVEHHSILNTARFLEKSGFVVTYLPVDKQGVVDPETVRNAITKETVLISITHASSEIGTIEPIKEIAAIAKERKIIMHADGVATTGTVPVDVKELGVDLLSMAAHQFYGPKGAGALYVREGLRIVPLIYGGIQEGGRRAGTENVPAVVGMGVAAALARKELNDRIRHVTALRNALTEGILKIPNVYLTGHPEQRLPHHASFVVEFIEGEAMLLMLSMKGIYVASGSACSSKALKSSPVLLSLGVPTALAQGSVVFSLGKDNSREDIEYCLTEFPQVITRLREMSPFAKGWGEGEKGDLCYTG from the coding sequence ATGAGGAAGTGTTATTTCGATCATGTGGCGACGAACCCGTTGCGTCCGGAAGCGCTCGATGCGATGATGCCCTATTTCAAGGAGAATTTCGGCAATCCCCTGAGCGTCTACGATCTCGGGATGAATGCCCGGGATGCGATCGAGAAAGCGCGTGAGGAGGTCGCCTTCCTGATCAACGCCAAACCGTCGACAATCGTGTTTACCGCCAGCGGCGCCGAGGCGAACAACTTCGCCCTGAGGGGCATAGCCCTCGCTAAGCAGACCCAGGGCAAACACATCATCGTTTCGAAGGTCGAGCACCACTCGATCCTGAATACCGCCCGTTTCCTCGAAAAGAGCGGCTTCGTGGTGACCTATCTGCCCGTGGACAAGCAGGGCGTGGTCGATCCCGAAACGGTAAGGAACGCGATCACGAAAGAGACGGTGCTCATCTCGATAACCCATGCGAGCAGCGAGATAGGGACGATCGAGCCCATTAAGGAGATCGCCGCTATAGCGAAGGAGCGGAAAATCATCATGCACGCCGACGGCGTGGCGACCACCGGCACTGTACCGGTGGATGTCAAGGAGCTGGGCGTCGATCTCCTCAGCATGGCCGCCCACCAGTTCTACGGGCCCAAGGGCGCCGGCGCCCTCTATGTGAGGGAGGGACTGAGGATCGTCCCCCTCATCTACGGCGGCATCCAGGAAGGAGGCAGACGGGCCGGCACCGAGAATGTGCCTGCCGTCGTCGGCATGGGCGTTGCCGCAGCGCTTGCCCGGAAGGAGCTGAACGACAGGATACGGCACGTTACGGCCCTGCGTAATGCCCTGACCGAGGGCATCCTGAAGATACCGAATGTCTATCTGACCGGCCATCCCGAGCAGCGGCTGCCGCACCACGCGAGCTTTGTCGTCGAGTTCATCGAAGGGGAGGCGATGCTCCTCATGCTCTCGATGAAGGGGATCTACGTGGCGAGCGGCTCCGCCTGCTCGTCCAAGGCGCTCAAGTCGTCTCCTGTTCTCCTCTCCCTCGGCGTCCCTACTGCCCTGGCCCAGGGGTCGGTCGTCTTCAGCCTCGGAAAGGACAACAGCAGGGAGGATATAGAGTACTGTCTCACCGAGTTTCCGCAGGTGATTACGCGGCTGCGGGAGATGTCGCCCTTTGCAAAGGGATGGGGAGAAGGTGAAAAAGGAGACCTCTGTTATACGGGGTGA
- a CDS encoding Rrf2 family transcriptional regulator — translation MLRLSTKGQYGVRAMYEIAKGYPETPVTIKEIAERQDVSVAYLEQILNKLRKAEIVRSVKGPGGGYLLSKRPEKISIAAILDELEGPVAITSCLDPDEGCVRADNCVTHLLWKALGQQIEGFLKTITLKDLVSGDVGKLRIKVDKKAQVS, via the coding sequence ATGTTGAGGCTATCGACAAAGGGGCAGTACGGGGTCCGGGCCATGTACGAGATCGCGAAGGGGTATCCGGAGACGCCGGTGACGATCAAGGAGATCGCCGAGCGTCAGGACGTTTCGGTCGCCTATCTTGAGCAGATCCTGAACAAGCTCCGGAAAGCCGAGATCGTCAGGAGCGTAAAGGGACCGGGCGGCGGCTATCTCCTGAGCAAGAGGCCCGAGAAGATAAGCATCGCCGCGATCCTGGATGAGCTGGAAGGACCGGTGGCGATCACGTCGTGCCTCGATCCCGATGAGGGCTGTGTCCGGGCCGACAACTGCGTCACTCATCTGCTCTGGAAAGCCCTCGGGCAGCAGATAGAGGGCTTCCTGAAGACCATTACGCTCAAGGACCTTGTCTCGGGCGACGTGGGAAAACTGCGCATAAAAGTTGACAAAAAAGCTCAAGTATCTTAA
- a CDS encoding DUF190 domain-containing protein, with protein sequence MVRQGPGKKLSIYVDETDRHGSRPVYEVLIDLFYKSRIAGVSVFRGVAGYGGDGVFHTSKLLELSTSLPLKIEVVDTEEKIAAILPEVARLVAKGLVELSDTIVIKSSNR encoded by the coding sequence ATGGTACGGCAGGGACCCGGGAAAAAACTCTCGATCTACGTTGATGAAACGGACCGGCACGGGAGCCGGCCGGTCTACGAGGTGCTGATCGATCTCTTTTACAAAAGCAGGATTGCGGGAGTGAGTGTCTTCAGGGGTGTTGCGGGATACGGAGGCGACGGCGTCTTCCACACGTCGAAGCTCCTCGAGCTCTCGACGAGCCTGCCCCTGAAGATAGAGGTGGTGGATACGGAAGAGAAGATCGCTGCCATTCTCCCCGAAGTAGCACGTCTTGTCGCCAAGGGGCTTGTCGAGCTGAGCGACACCATAGTCATCAAAAGCAGCAATCGGTAA
- a CDS encoding valine--tRNA ligase: MGEIKQNYNPADIEDTWYQYWEGKGYFKPAAGAPRGPFSIVIPPPNVTGSLHMGHALNATIQDILARWKRMLGHEVLWLPGTDHAGIATQNVVERELGKKGISRQEVGREKFIEEVWKWKAEYGGRIIHQLKKLGASCDWSRERFTLDEGLSRAVREVFVRLFDEGLIYRDNRLINWCPRCHTALSDLEVEYEEIGGKLYSIRYPLADRSGYLTVATTRPETMLGDTAVAVNPEDERYRTVIGKQLALPLTGRTIPVIADAAVDPAFGTGAVKVTPAHDFNDEAMGKRHHLPSITVISEDGRMAPEAGDAYKGLDRYECRKRVLADLKEAGLLDEEKKHTHAVGHCYRCKTVIEPLLTIQWYVRIAPLAAEAVKAVEEGRTKLIPDSWNNNYYAWMRDIKDWCISRQIWWGHRIPVWYCPECRNDAGQPQAGLIEHIFHSPVTLRDGRTLTGGTYAELRASGLSHDEIIKSSKIIRISKEVKPFCRREDLAACPGCGSSALIRDPDVLDTWFSSALWPFSTLGWPEETDDLGAFYPTSVLVTGFDILFFWVARMLMMGLKFMDDVPFRDVYIHALVRDAKGQKMSKSKGNVIDPLVMIDKYGADAFRFSLAAFAAQGRDVRFSEERLEGYRHFINKLWNAAKFIVRNEEQWTRQPLSEIERDLDLSSRWILSRLASAAREADRNLRSYRFNDAANSLYHFLWHEFCDWYLELSKPVLYGDDTEQKRAVVTCLYFVLEKSLQLLHPFTPFVTEELWKSVFDHEGTVMLSAYPAELPDFPEAERSMEYLLGAVTGIRSIRGELNISPSVELTVAIRTLSKEAEEVLSATLAALKKLTRARDVTIGPGVERIKGSAVSVQKDMEIYIPIEGLLDVGAEVGRLRKEMGKVDESLSFLNRKLQNEDFLRNAPRSVLEKDRAKFDDLVSKKGKIEETLTLLETIK; this comes from the coding sequence ATGGGCGAAATAAAACAGAACTATAATCCCGCCGACATCGAAGATACATGGTATCAGTACTGGGAGGGCAAGGGCTATTTCAAACCCGCAGCCGGAGCGCCGCGCGGTCCTTTCAGCATCGTCATCCCGCCCCCCAACGTCACCGGCTCGCTGCATATGGGCCATGCCCTCAATGCCACCATCCAGGATATTCTTGCGCGCTGGAAGAGGATGCTCGGGCATGAGGTCCTCTGGCTCCCGGGGACCGACCACGCCGGTATCGCCACCCAGAATGTGGTGGAGCGCGAGCTCGGGAAGAAGGGCATAAGCAGGCAGGAGGTGGGCCGGGAGAAGTTCATCGAAGAGGTCTGGAAGTGGAAGGCGGAGTACGGCGGAAGGATCATACACCAGCTCAAGAAGCTCGGGGCCTCCTGCGACTGGTCGCGGGAGCGCTTTACCCTCGATGAAGGGCTCTCGAGGGCGGTCCGTGAGGTCTTCGTGCGGCTCTTCGACGAGGGGCTGATCTACCGTGATAACCGGCTCATCAACTGGTGTCCGCGCTGCCATACGGCGCTCTCGGATCTCGAAGTGGAGTACGAGGAGATCGGCGGAAAGCTCTATTCGATCAGGTATCCTCTCGCCGACAGGAGCGGGTATCTTACGGTCGCCACGACCAGGCCCGAGACCATGCTCGGCGATACGGCCGTGGCCGTAAATCCCGAGGACGAGCGGTACCGGACCGTTATCGGCAAGCAGCTCGCCCTGCCGCTCACCGGCAGGACCATTCCGGTGATCGCCGATGCTGCCGTTGACCCGGCCTTTGGCACAGGAGCGGTGAAGGTCACTCCTGCCCACGACTTCAACGACGAGGCGATGGGGAAGCGCCATCATCTCCCGTCGATAACGGTCATTTCCGAAGACGGCCGGATGGCTCCCGAAGCCGGCGACGCCTATAAAGGGCTCGACCGCTACGAATGCAGAAAGCGGGTCCTCGCCGACCTCAAAGAGGCGGGGCTCCTCGACGAGGAGAAGAAGCACACCCATGCCGTGGGCCACTGCTACCGGTGCAAGACGGTCATCGAGCCGCTCCTCACCATCCAGTGGTACGTCAGGATCGCTCCCCTCGCTGCCGAGGCGGTGAAGGCGGTGGAGGAGGGCAGGACAAAGCTCATTCCCGATTCGTGGAACAATAACTATTATGCCTGGATGCGCGACATCAAGGACTGGTGCATCTCGCGCCAGATCTGGTGGGGACACCGGATACCGGTGTGGTACTGCCCCGAATGCAGGAATGATGCGGGACAGCCCCAGGCCGGTCTGATCGAGCATATCTTCCATTCGCCGGTGACGCTCCGGGACGGGCGTACCCTGACGGGCGGAACCTATGCCGAGCTGAGGGCATCCGGCCTCAGCCATGACGAGATCATAAAGAGTTCGAAGATAATCCGCATCTCGAAAGAGGTGAAACCCTTCTGCCGGCGTGAAGACCTCGCCGCCTGCCCGGGCTGCGGAAGCTCCGCCCTTATCCGCGACCCCGATGTGCTCGACACCTGGTTCTCATCCGCGCTCTGGCCCTTCTCGACCCTCGGCTGGCCCGAGGAGACCGATGACCTCGGCGCCTTCTATCCGACGAGCGTTCTCGTGACCGGGTTCGACATCCTCTTCTTCTGGGTGGCGCGCATGCTCATGATGGGGCTCAAGTTCATGGATGACGTGCCCTTCAGGGATGTCTACATCCATGCCCTCGTGCGCGATGCGAAGGGTCAGAAAATGAGCAAATCGAAGGGCAATGTCATCGACCCGCTCGTGATGATCGACAAGTACGGCGCTGATGCGTTCCGGTTCTCTCTCGCTGCCTTTGCCGCGCAGGGGAGGGATGTGCGCTTCTCCGAGGAGCGGCTCGAAGGCTACCGGCACTTCATCAACAAGCTCTGGAATGCGGCCAAATTCATCGTCCGGAACGAGGAGCAGTGGACCCGGCAGCCTCTCAGCGAAATCGAAAGAGACCTCGACCTCTCGAGCAGGTGGATACTGAGCAGGCTCGCCTCCGCGGCCCGTGAGGCAGACCGCAACCTCCGGAGCTACCGCTTCAACGATGCGGCGAACAGTCTTTACCATTTCCTCTGGCACGAGTTCTGCGACTGGTATCTCGAGCTGAGCAAGCCGGTGCTCTACGGCGACGATACCGAGCAGAAGAGGGCCGTGGTCACCTGCCTCTACTTCGTGCTCGAAAAGAGCCTCCAGCTGCTGCACCCCTTTACGCCCTTCGTCACTGAAGAGCTCTGGAAGAGCGTTTTCGATCATGAAGGGACGGTCATGCTCTCCGCCTATCCCGCGGAGCTGCCCGATTTCCCGGAAGCCGAGCGCAGCATGGAATACCTGCTCGGCGCCGTAACGGGCATCAGGAGCATACGGGGAGAGCTGAATATAAGCCCCTCGGTGGAGCTCACCGTCGCTATCAGGACCCTCTCGAAGGAGGCGGAAGAGGTGCTTTCCGCCACACTCGCAGCGCTCAAAAAACTGACGAGGGCGAGAGACGTGACCATCGGTCCCGGCGTGGAGCGCATCAAGGGCTCGGCCGTGTCGGTCCAGAAGGATATGGAGATTTATATCCCGATCGAAGGGCTGCTCGATGTGGGCGCCGAGGTCGGCAGGCTCCGGAAGGAGATGGGGAAGGTCGACGAATCCTTGTCGTTCCTGAACCGGAAGCTCCAGAACGAGGATTTTCTCAGGAACGCGCCGAGAAGTGTTCTGGAAAAGGACAGGGCCAAGTTCGACGACCTGGTGAGCAAGAAGGGCAAGATAGAAGAGACCCTGACGTTATTGGAAACCATCAAGTAA
- a CDS encoding ABC transporter ATP-binding protein, producing the protein MIKVINLEKSFHGQKVLRGIDLTINDKEVMAIIGQSGGGKSVLMKHLIGLVMPDKGSILVDGVDITKVGKKEFDKVREKFGVVFQGSALFDSMTVFDNVAFPLKEKTKLGRLEIRERTLRALEDVGLPNIGEKYPSEISGGMKRRVALARALISEPTTIFFDEPTTGLDPIILNSIHRLIIDTHAKYGFTGVIISHEIPEIFEVADKVAMLYEGTIIAAGTPQEIKSSRNPIVRQFVTTCKDEPIASLP; encoded by the coding sequence ATGATTAAAGTAATAAATCTCGAAAAATCATTCCATGGTCAGAAAGTCCTGAGGGGCATCGACTTGACCATCAACGATAAAGAAGTCATGGCCATCATCGGGCAGAGCGGCGGAGGCAAGAGCGTTCTCATGAAGCATCTGATCGGCCTCGTGATGCCCGACAAGGGCTCGATACTGGTCGACGGCGTCGATATTACGAAGGTCGGCAAGAAAGAGTTCGACAAGGTCCGTGAGAAGTTCGGCGTCGTCTTCCAGGGGAGCGCGCTCTTCGACTCCATGACCGTCTTCGATAATGTCGCGTTCCCCTTGAAGGAGAAGACGAAACTCGGCAGGCTGGAGATCCGCGAGCGGACGCTGCGGGCACTGGAAGATGTCGGGCTGCCGAATATAGGAGAGAAGTACCCCTCGGAGATCAGCGGCGGGATGAAGCGGAGGGTCGCCCTTGCGCGGGCGCTCATCAGCGAGCCGACCACCATCTTCTTTGACGAGCCGACGACCGGGCTCGACCCGATCATCCTGAATTCCATACACCGGCTCATCATCGATACCCATGCGAAGTACGGTTTTACGGGAGTCATCATCAGCCACGAAATTCCCGAGATCTTCGAAGTCGCCGACAAGGTCGCCATGCTGTACGAGGGGACCATTATTGCCGCCGGTACCCCGCAGGAGATCAAGAGCTCGAGGAATCCGATCGTGCGGCAATTCGTGACCACCTGTAAGGATGAACCGATAGCGTCGTTACCATAA
- the crcB gene encoding fluoride efflux transporter CrcB, with product MRNFLIVGIGGFFGAAARYAVALWVGQKWGRTFPLGTFVVNVSGSFLIGLLMAVSLERFMVNPQWRLLLSVGFLGAYTTFSTFEYETGMLIKDGEWLIAALNVACSVVAGFAALKAGELIARAV from the coding sequence ATGCGGAACTTTCTCATCGTCGGCATAGGGGGCTTTTTCGGTGCTGCAGCGCGGTATGCTGTCGCCCTCTGGGTAGGCCAGAAGTGGGGGAGGACCTTTCCCCTGGGCACCTTCGTCGTTAATGTGAGCGGGAGCTTCCTTATCGGTCTCCTCATGGCGGTCTCCCTCGAACGCTTCATGGTGAATCCGCAGTGGCGGCTGCTGCTCTCGGTCGGTTTCCTCGGAGCGTATACGACCTTCTCGACCTTCGAATACGAGACGGGGATGCTGATCAAGGACGGGGAATGGCTGATCGCTGCACTGAACGTTGCCTGCAGCGTCGTCGCCGGCTTTGCTGCCCTGAAGGCAGGAGAGCTCATCGCACGAGCGGTATAG
- a CDS encoding response regulator, which produces MLNKLLLADDSLTIQKVVELVLVHENFEIKAVNDGEQALEALASFTPDIVLADIEMPKVNGYQLCEKIKNNMTTVHIPVILLAGAFEPFDEEYAKTVGADDFIIKPFESQELISKVKALLVSAVPPQMSEPQMLQEMEQASTGGAEDVLQGGAAAAGGPMEAGAPESKEPRWDDELPVIEEEAPAGETGTQESACDTGDEEYEAKVALAETARGFEEELSAAMAEESAAVSITASAEAAPPTGRAVAGTAGLPIEVPSKDDIAAMMREILESRVAAVLNSSMVPHLSAAFRDAADRALPGIASAIVEEVSRELVKDISAYLRNEITASVNRVVPEVAEAIIKKEIERITSAL; this is translated from the coding sequence ATGCTCAATAAACTGCTGCTCGCCGACGACAGCCTCACCATCCAGAAAGTGGTAGAGCTCGTTCTCGTACACGAGAATTTCGAGATCAAAGCGGTGAACGACGGCGAGCAGGCCCTCGAGGCGCTTGCTTCTTTCACCCCCGATATCGTCCTTGCCGATATCGAGATGCCGAAGGTCAATGGGTATCAGCTCTGCGAAAAGATAAAGAACAACATGACGACCGTCCATATCCCGGTCATTCTTCTCGCCGGGGCATTCGAGCCCTTCGACGAGGAATACGCGAAGACCGTCGGCGCCGATGATTTCATCATCAAACCCTTCGAGTCACAGGAACTCATCAGCAAGGTAAAAGCGCTGCTGGTCAGCGCCGTTCCTCCGCAGATGTCCGAGCCCCAGATGCTCCAGGAAATGGAACAGGCCTCCACGGGGGGAGCGGAGGACGTACTGCAGGGGGGGGCTGCGGCAGCTGGCGGACCCATGGAAGCCGGCGCTCCGGAGTCGAAGGAGCCGCGCTGGGATGATGAGCTGCCTGTTATCGAGGAGGAGGCCCCGGCAGGAGAGACAGGGACTCAGGAATCGGCGTGCGACACTGGGGATGAGGAGTATGAGGCGAAAGTAGCGCTCGCAGAGACCGCCAGGGGATTCGAGGAGGAACTGAGCGCCGCGATGGCCGAAGAGAGCGCGGCGGTGTCTATAACGGCATCGGCCGAAGCAGCTCCTCCAACGGGAAGAGCCGTTGCGGGTACTGCAGGGCTCCCGATCGAGGTCCCTTCGAAAGACGACATTGCCGCCATGATGCGGGAGATTCTGGAGAGCAGGGTCGCCGCGGTGCTGAACAGCTCGATGGTCCCGCACCTCTCGGCAGCCTTCAGGGATGCCGCGGACCGTGCGCTCCCCGGCATCGCCTCGGCCATTGTCGAGGAGGTCTCCCGGGAGCTGGTGAAAGATATCTCCGCCTATCTCCGCAACGAGATTACGGCTAGCGTCAACAGGGTCGTCCCCGAAGTCGCCGAAGCGATCATCAAGAAAGAGATAGAAAGGATCACTTCGGCCCTCTGA
- the mlaD gene encoding outer membrane lipid asymmetry maintenance protein MlaD, translating into MKRFNLEIAAGLFVLIGLFALGYISIKMGKLEVLGTQGYTVYADFERAGGIRIGATVEIAGVEIGRVKGIRLNKDYQAQLELSVNRGIALQDDAIASIKTKGLIGEKYVQITPGGSDTLIPPGGTIRETESSVDFEDLISKYIYGKV; encoded by the coding sequence ATGAAAAGATTCAACCTCGAGATCGCTGCAGGCCTGTTCGTGCTGATAGGATTATTCGCCCTCGGCTATATATCCATAAAAATGGGCAAGCTCGAAGTCCTCGGTACGCAGGGCTATACGGTATATGCCGACTTCGAGCGGGCAGGGGGCATCAGGATCGGCGCCACTGTCGAGATAGCCGGCGTCGAGATCGGGAGGGTCAAGGGCATTCGCCTCAATAAGGATTACCAGGCCCAGCTCGAGTTGTCAGTAAACCGGGGAATAGCGCTGCAGGATGACGCGATCGCCTCGATCAAGACGAAGGGGCTGATCGGAGAGAAGTACGTACAGATCACGCCCGGCGGCTCGGACACGCTTATCCCGCCGGGAGGAACGATACGGGAGACCGAATCCTCGGTCGATTTCGAGGACCTGATCTCGAAGTATATCTACGGCAAGGTGTAA
- a CDS encoding 50S ribosomal protein L11 methyltransferase, which translates to MGYYEFTITVADASRDALMQGVHAIGCLGIVEREGGLVVYFSDTLGIDRIRKELDSFIAVLGASGLDPAVTYTCIFLSERDWNESWKKKFRPIDVGDRFSILPPWEQGVAGRVTIIIDPGMAFGTGHHETTRTCLLYIDRFSKQVRKGRFLDVGTGTGILAIAASLLGFGQVVGVDIDPLAVDAAERNVRLNQAANVLIKEGSIDSVEGTYDFIAANLLSEILIRLAPDLSVRLEPGSIAMLSGMIAGQEEEVKAVMERQGLKTVETFVDGRWVTVIMTK; encoded by the coding sequence ATGGGATACTACGAATTCACCATCACCGTTGCCGATGCCTCCCGGGATGCGCTCATGCAGGGCGTTCATGCCATCGGATGCCTCGGCATCGTGGAGCGCGAGGGAGGCCTGGTCGTCTACTTCTCCGACACCCTCGGCATCGACAGGATCAGGAAAGAGCTCGATTCGTTCATCGCTGTTCTCGGAGCATCGGGGCTCGATCCTGCGGTTACGTATACCTGCATCTTCCTTTCGGAACGCGACTGGAACGAGTCGTGGAAGAAGAAATTCCGGCCCATCGATGTGGGAGACCGCTTTTCCATACTCCCGCCCTGGGAGCAGGGCGTAGCCGGCAGGGTCACTATCATCATCGACCCCGGCATGGCCTTCGGCACCGGCCACCACGAGACGACCAGGACCTGCCTGCTCTACATCGACCGCTTTTCGAAGCAGGTGCGGAAGGGACGCTTTCTCGATGTCGGCACCGGCACCGGCATTCTCGCCATCGCCGCCTCGCTCCTCGGGTTCGGGCAGGTCGTCGGCGTCGACATCGATCCCCTCGCCGTTGATGCGGCGGAGCGGAACGTCCGCCTGAATCAGGCGGCCAATGTGCTCATCAAAGAGGGCAGCATCGACAGCGTTGAGGGGACGTATGATTTTATCGCGGCGAATCTCCTCTCCGAGATATTGATACGCCTCGCCCCTGATCTGTCCGTACGCCTGGAGCCCGGCAGCATCGCCATGCTCTCGGGCATGATTGCAGGACAGGAGGAAGAGGTGAAGGCGGTCATGGAGCGGCAGGGGCTGAAGACTGTCGAAACGTTCGTCGACGGTCGGTGGGTGACCGTGATCATGACAAAATAG
- a CDS encoding ABC transporter substrate-binding protein — protein MNGTRLVRGALVCLCTVILLASVAYAGEPTEQVRQTVDKVLGILRDKALKGPARTEERRALIRKAVDERFDFEEMARRSLALHWKKRMPEEQREFVSLYSDLLERAYIKKIEDYTDEKVLYTGEQQEGNRAAVRTTIVTKKNIEIPIEYRLHRTPRGWEVYDVIIEGVSLVNNYRKQFNSIINSRSYEELVKRLKSKKPEEQFEEPK, from the coding sequence ATGAACGGGACGAGGCTTGTACGCGGTGCGCTGGTATGCCTGTGTACGGTGATACTGCTGGCGAGCGTGGCGTATGCCGGCGAGCCGACGGAGCAGGTGCGGCAGACGGTCGATAAGGTGCTCGGCATTCTCAGGGACAAGGCCCTCAAAGGTCCGGCCAGGACCGAGGAGAGGAGGGCCCTCATCCGCAAGGCGGTCGACGAGCGCTTCGATTTCGAGGAGATGGCGCGGCGGTCGCTCGCTCTCCACTGGAAAAAGAGGATGCCCGAGGAGCAGAGGGAGTTCGTGTCCCTCTACAGCGACCTCCTGGAGCGCGCCTATATCAAGAAGATCGAAGATTATACCGACGAGAAGGTCCTCTACACGGGGGAGCAGCAGGAGGGGAACCGCGCTGCCGTCAGGACAACGATCGTGACGAAGAAGAATATCGAAATCCCTATCGAATATCGGCTCCACCGGACGCCGCGGGGCTGGGAAGTGTACGATGTGATCATCGAGGGAGTGAGCCTCGTCAATAATTACCGGAAACAATTCAACAGCATTATCAATTCCCGATCCTACGAGGAGCTCGTCAAGCGGCTGAAGAGCAAGAAGCCGGAAGAGCAGTTCGAAGAGCCGAAGTAG
- a CDS encoding MlaE family lipid ABC transporter permease subunit, which yields MEHFIRSVGARALSTVRMMGSMFTFLVESFTLIVVPPFKFNLLLRQIRFLGTKSLVVILLTGAFTGMVLAIQLFYTLRKFGSDALLGPAVALSLIRELGPVLSALMVTGRAGSALTAEIGIMKISEQIDVFTTMALNPLRYLSVPNIVAGIITFPLLAAVFDFVGIYGGYLVGVELLGMSSGTYFSQMELFIGMDDIRQGIYKSVSFGIIVTWVACYKGFHTDDTGYGAEGVSKATTEAVVMASILILIWDYFLGSVLL from the coding sequence ATGGAACACTTCATCAGATCAGTGGGTGCGCGGGCACTTTCGACGGTACGGATGATGGGAAGCATGTTCACGTTTCTCGTCGAGTCCTTTACCCTCATCGTCGTGCCGCCGTTCAAGTTCAACCTGCTCCTGCGGCAGATCCGCTTTCTCGGCACAAAGTCCCTGGTGGTGATCCTCCTCACCGGCGCCTTTACCGGCATGGTCCTCGCCATACAGCTCTTTTATACCTTGAGAAAGTTCGGCTCCGACGCGCTCCTCGGGCCCGCCGTGGCGCTGAGCCTCATCAGGGAGCTGGGGCCGGTGCTGTCCGCTCTCATGGTCACGGGACGGGCAGGATCTGCGCTTACGGCCGAGATAGGCATCATGAAGATATCCGAACAGATAGACGTATTCACGACGATGGCGCTCAACCCCCTCAGGTACCTGAGCGTGCCGAATATCGTCGCCGGTATCATCACGTTCCCGCTGCTCGCTGCCGTCTTCGACTTCGTCGGCATCTACGGAGGGTATCTTGTCGGGGTGGAGCTCCTCGGCATGAGCTCGGGCACCTACTTCTCCCAGATGGAGCTCTTCATCGGGATGGACGATATACGGCAGGGCATCTATAAGTCGGTAAGCTTCGGGATCATCGTGACCTGGGTCGCCTGCTACAAGGGGTTCCATACCGACGATACGGGATACGGCGCCGAGGGCGTCAGCAAGGCGACGACCGAAGCGGTCGTCATGGCATCGATATTGATATTGATATGGGACTATTTCCTCGGTTCGGTATTGCTCTAG
- a CDS encoding sulfurtransferase TusA family protein: MKFVQGIKADVTADIVYMMCPMHLLKLDEMIKGLERGQVLEILTDYDGALEDIPQWCVRTGNEFIGLDEDEDYYKFYVRKTAESR; the protein is encoded by the coding sequence ATGAAATTCGTCCAGGGAATCAAGGCAGACGTCACCGCCGATATCGTCTATATGATGTGTCCCATGCATCTCCTCAAGCTCGACGAGATGATCAAGGGGCTCGAGAGGGGCCAGGTGCTCGAAATCCTTACCGATTACGACGGCGCACTCGAAGATATCCCGCAATGGTGCGTACGCACGGGCAACGAATTCATCGGCCTGGATGAGGACGAGGATTACTATAAGTTTTACGTGAGAAAAACAGCTGAAAGCCGATAG
- the nifU gene encoding Fe-S cluster assembly scaffold protein NifU, with the protein MYSPKVMDHFMNPRNVGEMPDADGVGMEGNPTCGDAMQLFIKVENDRIVDAKFRTFGCGAAIAVSSMITEMVKGKTLDEALAISKEAVAQELGGLPPQKMHCSNLGADALKKAIEDYRGKKKS; encoded by the coding sequence ATGTACTCACCGAAGGTGATGGACCATTTCATGAACCCCCGGAATGTCGGGGAGATGCCGGATGCCGACGGCGTCGGTATGGAGGGCAACCCGACCTGCGGCGATGCCATGCAGCTCTTCATAAAGGTCGAGAACGACCGTATCGTCGATGCGAAGTTCAGGACCTTCGGCTGCGGCGCCGCCATTGCCGTGAGCAGCATGATCACCGAGATGGTCAAGGGAAAGACCCTCGATGAGGCGCTCGCCATATCCAAGGAGGCGGTGGCCCAGGAGCTGGGCGGCCTGCCTCCGCAGAAGATGCACTGCTCCAACCTCGGCGCCGATGCGCTCAAGAAAGCGATAGAGGACTACCGCGGCAAGAAAAAATCTTGA